A section of the Mastomys coucha isolate ucsf_1 unplaced genomic scaffold, UCSF_Mcou_1 pScaffold15, whole genome shotgun sequence genome encodes:
- the Fam102a gene encoding protein FAM102A isoform X2, with protein sequence MSANPATGLLDPCIFRVSVRKELKGGKTYSKLGFTDLNLAEFAGSGSTVRCCLLEGYDTKNTRQDNSILKVTIGMFLLSGDPCFKTPPSTAKSISIPGQDSSLQLTCKGGGTSSGGSSSTNSLTGSRPPKARPTILGSGLPEEPDQSLSSPEEVFHSGHSRNSSYASQQSKLSGYSTEHSRSSSLSDLTHRRNTSTSSSASGGLSMAVEGPEGIEREHRPSEKPPRPPEKPPRPPRPMHLSDRSFRRKKDSVESHPTWVDDTRIDADDIVEKIMQSQDFTDGSNTEDSNLRLFVSRDGSTTLSGIQLANRVSSGVYEPVVIESH encoded by the exons ATGAGTGCTAATCCGGCCACAGGCCTTCTGGACCCCTGCATCTTTCGAGTGTCTGTGCGCAAG gAGCTGAAAGGTGGCAAGACATATTCCAAG CTGGGTTTCACTGACTTGAACCTGGCCGAGTTTGCAGGCTCAGGCTCCACCGTGCGCTGCTGCCTATTGGAAGGATACGACACCAAGAATACCCGCCAGGACAACTCCATCCTCAAG GTCACCATTGGCATGTTCCTGCTCTCTGGAGACCCGTGTTTCAAGAC GCCACCATCTACTGCCAAGTCCATCTCCATCCCAGGCCAGGACTCCTCCCTGCAGCTGACATGTAAAGGCGGTGGgaccagcagtggtggcagcagcagcaccaaTTCCCTAACTGGATCCCGCCCCCCTAAGGCCCGGCCCACCATCCTGGGCTCAG GACTACCAGAGGAGCCAGACCAGAGCCTGTCCAGTCCTGAGGAGGTGTTCCACTCTGGCCACTCCCGTAACTCCAGCTATGCCAGCCAACAGTCCAAGCTATCTG GTTACAGCACAGAGCACTCTCGCTCCTCCAGCCTGTCTGACTTGACACACCGCAGAAATACATCTACTAGCAGTAGCGCCTCTGGTGGCCTCAGCATGGCTGTAGAGGGTCCTGAGGGCATAGAGAGGGAGCATCGGCCCTCTGAGAAGCCACCCCGCCCTCCTGAGAAGCCCCCACGCCCTCCACGCCCCATGCATCTGTCAGATCGCTCTTTTCG gcGAAAGAAGGACTCAGTGGAGAGCCACCCAACCTGGGTGGATGACACTCGCATTGATGCAGATGACATCGTGGAGAAGATAATGCAGAGCCAGGACTTCACTGATGGCAGCAACACTGAGG ACAGTAACCTTCGGCTATTCGTGAGCCGTGATGGCTCCACCACACTGAGTGGCATTCAGCTGGCCAACAG AGTCTCCTCCGGAGTCTACGAGCCAGTCGTGATTGAGAGCCACTGA
- the Dpm2 gene encoding dolichol phosphate-mannose biosynthesis regulatory protein, translated as MATGTDQAVGFGLVAVSLIIFTYYTTWVILLPFIDSQHVIHKYFLPRAYAVLLPLAAGLLLLLFVGLFITYVMLKSQKMTKKAQ; from the exons atg GCCACCGGGACAGACCAAGCAGTAGGATTTGGCCTCGTCGCTGTTAGCTTGATCATCTTCACCTACTacaccacctgggtgattcttttG CCATTCATTGACAGCCAGCATGTCATCCACAAGTACTTCCTGCCCCGCGCCTACGCTGTCCTCCTCCCATTGGCTGCAGGTCTCCTGCTGCTCCTGTTTGTGG GATTGTTCATCACCTATGTGATGCTGAAGAGCCAGAAGATGACCAAGAAGGCTCAGTGA
- the Pip5kl1 gene encoding phosphatidylinositol 4-phosphate 5-kinase-like protein 1 isoform X1, translated as MSKKTRETRFKLPDSTASPRDVRPRFGRKLNEESFLQHPNQSPETPPSQNQSSEDTTSSEVGPKGKDQRPPRQLSAKRATAKRPFLQYLSHRPEAQSGQDQGSEDPASSEEGLAGKGQRPPQRLSPTSATVTRRRFPRHLNQRQGAQNVQDQSSEDAASLEVGHAGKGKRPSRRLGTTVTGASRLVVRNAEAGPDSCNWASEAPPKQEKLHLGAMATPSLGSHEILPHSLEVGNRSISSGSRRGLLWHLRAKQSRVGLFEIGPEHELHKMTQMMQEGLWAATQVSMNNPPTGPPTQKDYLEVMTQVHQEGFELGTLAGPAFARLRQSIGLTEEDYQATLGPGDPYLQFFSTSKSKASFFLTHDQRFFVKTQRRQEVQVLLANLPRYVQHLQQHPHSLLARLLGVYSLRVARGKKKYFIIMQCIFYPTSRISERYDIKGCEVSRWVDPAPEGSPLVLVLKDLNFQERTIKLGAQRSWFIRQMELDTAFLQELNILDYSLLVAIQFLHKDEKDGYHSLFSTLRSLQGASKSEGTGGQNCRMLPNLPNALHILDGPDQRYFLGLVDLTTVYGFRKRLEHLWKMIRYPGQSISTVSPAHYARRLCRWVQAHSE; from the exons ATGTCTAAAAAGACCCGAGAAACACGATTTAAGCTACCtgactccacagccagtcccagagACGTACGTCCTCGGTTCGGAAGGAAATTGAATGAAGAATCATTTCTCCAGCACCCCAACCAAAGTCCAGAGACCCCGCCCAGCCAGAACCAGAGTTCAGAGGATACTACATCCTCGGAGGTTGGACCCAAGGGCAAAGACCAGCGTCCCCCTCGCCAATTGAGTGCAAAGCGTGCAACCGCGAAAAGGCCTTTTCTCCAGTACCTCAGCCATCGGCCGGAGGCTCAGTCTGGCCAGGATCAGGGTTCAGAGGATCCTGCATCCTCGGAGGAGGGACTCGCAGGCAAAGGCCAGCGTCCCCCTCAAAGATTGAGTCCAACGAGTGCAACCGTGACAAGAAGGCGTTTCCCCCGACACCTCAACCAACGCCAGGGAGCTCAGAACGtccaggaccagagttcagaggaTGCTGCATCCTTGGAGGTGGGACACGCAGGCAAAGGCAAGCGCCCCTCTCGAAGATTGGGCACAACGGTGACAGGAGCGTCGCGATTGGTCGTTCGCAATGCAGAGGCGGGGCCTGATTCCTGCAACTGGGCCTCGGAGGCACCACCAAAGCAAGAGAAGCTGCACCTGGGAGCGATGGCCACACCAAGCCTTGGGTCGCACGAG ATCCTACCCCACTCCCTGGAGGTTGGAAACAGGTCCATTTCCTCTGGCAGCCGCCGTGGCCTACTTTGGCACCTCCGAGCCAAGCAGTCTAGAGTTGGCCTGTTTGAGATCGGTCCAGAACATGAACTGCATAAAATGACACAGATGATGCAGGAAGGACTGTGGGCTGCCACCCAGGTCTCCATGAACAACCCACCCACG GGACCTCCTACCCAGAAGGATTACCTGGAAGTCATGACCCAAGTTCACCAAGAG GGCTTCGAGCTGGGCACCCTGGCTGGCCCAGCTTTTGCACGGCTGAGGCAATCCATTGGCCTGACTGAAGAGGACTACCAGGCTACTCTTGGCCCTGGTGACCCCTACCTTCAATTCTTCAGCACCTCCAAGAGCAAGGCCAGCTTCTTTCTGAC CCACGACCAGCGCTTCTTTGTGAAGACCCAACGGCGCCAGGAAGTGCAAGTGCTGCTCGCCAACCTGCCCCGCTACGTGCAGCACCTACAACAGCACCCACATTCCCTGCTGGCACGGTTGCTGG GCGTGTACAGTCTGCGTGTGGCTCGGGGGAAAAAG AAGTACTTCATCATCATGCAGTGCATCTTCTACCCTACCAGCCGGATCTCTGAGAG GTATGACATCAAGGGCTGTGAGGTAAGCCGCTGGGTGGATCCAGCCCCTGAGGGCAGCCCCCTTGTCTTGGTGCTGAAGGACCTCAACTTTCAAGAAAGGACCATAAAACTGG GAGCCCAGCGGAGCTGGTTCATCCGGCAGATGGAGCTAGACACCGCCTTCCTGCAGGAGCTGAATATTCTGGATTACAGCCTCCTGGTGGCCATCCAGTTTCTCCACAAGGACGAGAAGGATGGTTACCACAGCCTTTTCAGCACACTCAG GTCCTTACAAGGTGCATCGAAGTCGGAGGGAACGGGGGGCCAGAACTGCCGGATGCTGCCCAACCTCCCCAATGCCCTCCATATCTTGGATGGGCCAGACCAACGCTATTTTCTGGGCTTGGTGGATCTGACTACCGTGTATGGGTTTCGTAAACGGCTGGAACATCTGTGGAAGATGATACGCTATCCAGGCCAGAGCATCTCCACTGTCAGCCCGGCTCACTACGCCCGTCGCCTCTGTCGATGGGTGCAGGCGCACTCTGAGTGA
- the Pip5kl1 gene encoding phosphatidylinositol 4-phosphate 5-kinase-like protein 1 isoform X2 gives MHLELTDCGRLSPLYLHTTCQILPHSLEVGNRSISSGSRRGLLWHLRAKQSRVGLFEIGPEHELHKMTQMMQEGLWAATQVSMNNPPTGPPTQKDYLEVMTQVHQEGFELGTLAGPAFARLRQSIGLTEEDYQATLGPGDPYLQFFSTSKSKASFFLTHDQRFFVKTQRRQEVQVLLANLPRYVQHLQQHPHSLLARLLGVYSLRVARGKKKYFIIMQCIFYPTSRISERYDIKGCEVSRWVDPAPEGSPLVLVLKDLNFQERTIKLGAQRSWFIRQMELDTAFLQELNILDYSLLVAIQFLHKDEKDGYHSLFSTLRSLQGASKSEGTGGQNCRMLPNLPNALHILDGPDQRYFLGLVDLTTVYGFRKRLEHLWKMIRYPGQSISTVSPAHYARRLCRWVQAHSE, from the exons ATGCACCTGGAATTGACAGACTGTGGAAGGCTGTCTCCACTCTATTTGCATACCACATGCCAG ATCCTACCCCACTCCCTGGAGGTTGGAAACAGGTCCATTTCCTCTGGCAGCCGCCGTGGCCTACTTTGGCACCTCCGAGCCAAGCAGTCTAGAGTTGGCCTGTTTGAGATCGGTCCAGAACATGAACTGCATAAAATGACACAGATGATGCAGGAAGGACTGTGGGCTGCCACCCAGGTCTCCATGAACAACCCACCCACG GGACCTCCTACCCAGAAGGATTACCTGGAAGTCATGACCCAAGTTCACCAAGAG GGCTTCGAGCTGGGCACCCTGGCTGGCCCAGCTTTTGCACGGCTGAGGCAATCCATTGGCCTGACTGAAGAGGACTACCAGGCTACTCTTGGCCCTGGTGACCCCTACCTTCAATTCTTCAGCACCTCCAAGAGCAAGGCCAGCTTCTTTCTGAC CCACGACCAGCGCTTCTTTGTGAAGACCCAACGGCGCCAGGAAGTGCAAGTGCTGCTCGCCAACCTGCCCCGCTACGTGCAGCACCTACAACAGCACCCACATTCCCTGCTGGCACGGTTGCTGG GCGTGTACAGTCTGCGTGTGGCTCGGGGGAAAAAG AAGTACTTCATCATCATGCAGTGCATCTTCTACCCTACCAGCCGGATCTCTGAGAG GTATGACATCAAGGGCTGTGAGGTAAGCCGCTGGGTGGATCCAGCCCCTGAGGGCAGCCCCCTTGTCTTGGTGCTGAAGGACCTCAACTTTCAAGAAAGGACCATAAAACTGG GAGCCCAGCGGAGCTGGTTCATCCGGCAGATGGAGCTAGACACCGCCTTCCTGCAGGAGCTGAATATTCTGGATTACAGCCTCCTGGTGGCCATCCAGTTTCTCCACAAGGACGAGAAGGATGGTTACCACAGCCTTTTCAGCACACTCAG GTCCTTACAAGGTGCATCGAAGTCGGAGGGAACGGGGGGCCAGAACTGCCGGATGCTGCCCAACCTCCCCAATGCCCTCCATATCTTGGATGGGCCAGACCAACGCTATTTTCTGGGCTTGGTGGATCTGACTACCGTGTATGGGTTTCGTAAACGGCTGGAACATCTGTGGAAGATGATACGCTATCCAGGCCAGAGCATCTCCACTGTCAGCCCGGCTCACTACGCCCGTCGCCTCTGTCGATGGGTGCAGGCGCACTCTGAGTGA
- the Pip5kl1 gene encoding phosphatidylinositol 4-phosphate 5-kinase-like protein 1 isoform X3, with translation MTQMMQEGLWAATQVSMNNPPTGPPTQKDYLEVMTQVHQEGFELGTLAGPAFARLRQSIGLTEEDYQATLGPGDPYLQFFSTSKSKASFFLTHDQRFFVKTQRRQEVQVLLANLPRYVQHLQQHPHSLLARLLGVYSLRVARGKKKYFIIMQCIFYPTSRISERYDIKGCEVSRWVDPAPEGSPLVLVLKDLNFQERTIKLGAQRSWFIRQMELDTAFLQELNILDYSLLVAIQFLHKDEKDGYHSLFSTLRSLQGASKSEGTGGQNCRMLPNLPNALHILDGPDQRYFLGLVDLTTVYGFRKRLEHLWKMIRYPGQSISTVSPAHYARRLCRWVQAHSE, from the exons ATGACACAGATGATGCAGGAAGGACTGTGGGCTGCCACCCAGGTCTCCATGAACAACCCACCCACG GGACCTCCTACCCAGAAGGATTACCTGGAAGTCATGACCCAAGTTCACCAAGAG GGCTTCGAGCTGGGCACCCTGGCTGGCCCAGCTTTTGCACGGCTGAGGCAATCCATTGGCCTGACTGAAGAGGACTACCAGGCTACTCTTGGCCCTGGTGACCCCTACCTTCAATTCTTCAGCACCTCCAAGAGCAAGGCCAGCTTCTTTCTGAC CCACGACCAGCGCTTCTTTGTGAAGACCCAACGGCGCCAGGAAGTGCAAGTGCTGCTCGCCAACCTGCCCCGCTACGTGCAGCACCTACAACAGCACCCACATTCCCTGCTGGCACGGTTGCTGG GCGTGTACAGTCTGCGTGTGGCTCGGGGGAAAAAG AAGTACTTCATCATCATGCAGTGCATCTTCTACCCTACCAGCCGGATCTCTGAGAG GTATGACATCAAGGGCTGTGAGGTAAGCCGCTGGGTGGATCCAGCCCCTGAGGGCAGCCCCCTTGTCTTGGTGCTGAAGGACCTCAACTTTCAAGAAAGGACCATAAAACTGG GAGCCCAGCGGAGCTGGTTCATCCGGCAGATGGAGCTAGACACCGCCTTCCTGCAGGAGCTGAATATTCTGGATTACAGCCTCCTGGTGGCCATCCAGTTTCTCCACAAGGACGAGAAGGATGGTTACCACAGCCTTTTCAGCACACTCAG GTCCTTACAAGGTGCATCGAAGTCGGAGGGAACGGGGGGCCAGAACTGCCGGATGCTGCCCAACCTCCCCAATGCCCTCCATATCTTGGATGGGCCAGACCAACGCTATTTTCTGGGCTTGGTGGATCTGACTACCGTGTATGGGTTTCGTAAACGGCTGGAACATCTGTGGAAGATGATACGCTATCCAGGCCAGAGCATCTCCACTGTCAGCCCGGCTCACTACGCCCGTCGCCTCTGTCGATGGGTGCAGGCGCACTCTGAGTGA
- the Pip5kl1 gene encoding phosphatidylinositol 4-phosphate 5-kinase-like protein 1 isoform X4, producing the protein MALGQRSHDQRFFVKTQRRQEVQVLLANLPRYVQHLQQHPHSLLARLLGVYSLRVARGKKKYFIIMQCIFYPTSRISERYDIKGCEVSRWVDPAPEGSPLVLVLKDLNFQERTIKLGAQRSWFIRQMELDTAFLQELNILDYSLLVAIQFLHKDEKDGYHSLFSTLRSLQGASKSEGTGGQNCRMLPNLPNALHILDGPDQRYFLGLVDLTTVYGFRKRLEHLWKMIRYPGQSISTVSPAHYARRLCRWVQAHSE; encoded by the exons ATGGCCCTTGGGCAGAGAAG CCACGACCAGCGCTTCTTTGTGAAGACCCAACGGCGCCAGGAAGTGCAAGTGCTGCTCGCCAACCTGCCCCGCTACGTGCAGCACCTACAACAGCACCCACATTCCCTGCTGGCACGGTTGCTGG GCGTGTACAGTCTGCGTGTGGCTCGGGGGAAAAAG AAGTACTTCATCATCATGCAGTGCATCTTCTACCCTACCAGCCGGATCTCTGAGAG GTATGACATCAAGGGCTGTGAGGTAAGCCGCTGGGTGGATCCAGCCCCTGAGGGCAGCCCCCTTGTCTTGGTGCTGAAGGACCTCAACTTTCAAGAAAGGACCATAAAACTGG GAGCCCAGCGGAGCTGGTTCATCCGGCAGATGGAGCTAGACACCGCCTTCCTGCAGGAGCTGAATATTCTGGATTACAGCCTCCTGGTGGCCATCCAGTTTCTCCACAAGGACGAGAAGGATGGTTACCACAGCCTTTTCAGCACACTCAG GTCCTTACAAGGTGCATCGAAGTCGGAGGGAACGGGGGGCCAGAACTGCCGGATGCTGCCCAACCTCCCCAATGCCCTCCATATCTTGGATGGGCCAGACCAACGCTATTTTCTGGGCTTGGTGGATCTGACTACCGTGTATGGGTTTCGTAAACGGCTGGAACATCTGTGGAAGATGATACGCTATCCAGGCCAGAGCATCTCCACTGTCAGCCCGGCTCACTACGCCCGTCGCCTCTGTCGATGGGTGCAGGCGCACTCTGAGTGA